The following are encoded in a window of Dysidea avara chromosome 4, odDysAvar1.4, whole genome shotgun sequence genomic DNA:
- the LOC136252049 gene encoding uncharacterized protein: MELLWNHIWTNPFAEIPNLLSQITSNSSQPLPVTDEQYALITSPHDVLDFDHNKGVALCIGIDKQYHKEYQSKSLGVTVANDAKDMGEAFVTKFGIHRERVKVYTSLAQPDQCSKAGIRSSFMQTARKAEENSIFIFYFAGHGYLVRKQCVLAPADFAGVEDLNTGVSGDDLVEWLHAAGCKAKHVLIILDCCFAGDLGTNLTSPGNILKVTPGVFVMCGCAAREKCMSIDALGHSIFTYFFLRYLERQNCKGQFPITKAMEEIAELCMSFSSLLVKYNHETGDLLSGTMTPTLDRLDFKVVDLNSDETDSSRLGLLISLYDKSLKSSPHFKVDEWLNSQRVRNSLQLLKVKASFNEQLQDGVLCAMLYSVASIQVANDKTHVNERNLFVTLAISVVGAIGFAYPEVNISILQLIDGLQHYNGPVFNAGLDNQSLNKLLSDMCKIAEEPNLAISKSSPYVTQDDMSDGDEVDGPVQNGAINKKPLQLCKAPIWEPLQ, translated from the exons ATGGAGTTGCTGTGGAATCATATTTGGACTAACCCCTTTGCGGAGATCCCCAACCTTCTATCACAGATCACGTCAAATTCATCACAGCCACTTCCTGTCACTGACGAACAATACGCACTGATCACTTCGCCACACGATGTACTGGATTTCGATCACAATAAGGGCGTTGCTCTCTGCATTGGAATAGACAAGCAGTATCATAAGGAATACCAGAGCAAGTCGCTTGGTGTGACTGTCGCAAACGATGCTAAAGACATGGGAGAAGCGTTTGTCACCAAGTTTGGGATTCATCGAGAACGCGTCAAAGTGTACACATCCTTAGCCCAACCTGACCAATGCAGCAAAGCCGGTATCCGTTCCTCATTCATGCAAACCGCAAGAAAAGCTGAGGAAAACAGCATTTTTATATTCTACTTTGCTGGCCATGGATATTTAGTTAGAAAACAATGTGTTTTAGCTCCTGCAGATTTTGCTGGAGTGGAGGATCTCAATACAGGAGTATCTGGGGATGATCTTGTGGAGTGGCTACATGCAGCTGGCTGCAAAGCTAAGCATGTGCTCATCATCTTGGATTGTTGTTTTGCTGGAGATCTTGGCACTAATTTAACGTCCCCTGGTAACATTTTGAAGGTGACACCAGGCGTGTTTGTGATGTGTGGGTGTGCGGCTAGAGAAAAGTGTATGTCAATTGATGCCTTGGGTCATTCAATCTTTACTTATTTCTTTCTGAGGTATCTAGAACGGCAAAACTGCAAGGGACAGTTTCCCATTACAAAAGCAATGGAGGAAATTGCAGAGTTGTGTATGAGTTTCTCATCATTACTTGTGAAATACAACCACGAAACAGGTGATCTGCTTTCTGGTACAATGACCCCAACACTGGATAGACTAGATTTTAAGGTTGTTGACCTAAACAGTGATGAAACAGATTCCAGTAGACTCGGATTACTGATAAGTCTCTATGATAAGTCACTTAAATCTTCACCACATTTTAAAGTTGATGAGTGGCTAAATTCTCAAAGAGTACGAAACTCCCTACAGCTGCTGAAGGTAAAAGCATCATTTAATGAGCAATTACAAGATGGTGTTCTTTGCGCCATGCTCTACTCTGTGGCTTCTATTCAAGTGGCAAATGATAAAACACATGTAAATGAGAGGAATCTATTTGTTACATTAGCCATCAGTGTAGTAGGGGCTATCGGGTTTGCTTATCCTGAAGTAAACATATCGATTCTCCAGCTGATTGATGGGTTGCAGCATTATAATGGGCCGGTGTTTAACGCAGGATTAGATAATCAGTCTCTCAATAAGCTACTCTCAGATATGTGTAAGATTGCTGAGGAGCCTAATCTAGCCATCAGCAAGTCTAGTCCTTATGTTACCCAAGATGATATGAGTGATGGGGATGAGGTTGATGGACCAGTTCAAAATGGTGCCATAAATAAG AAACCATTGCAACTTTGTAAAGCACCAATTTGGGAACCTTTGCAGTAG
- the LOC136253454 gene encoding uncharacterized protein, which yields MMELSSWNHIWTNPFAKIPSLLSQITSSSSRPLSVIDEQYALITSPHDVLDFDHNKGVALCIGIDKQYHKEYQSKSLGVTVANDAKDMGEAFINKFGIHRERIKVYASLAQPDQCSKAGIRSSFMQTAGEAEEDSIFIFYFAGHGYLVRKQCVLAPADFAGVEDLNTGVSGDDLVEWLHAAGCKAKHVLIILDCCFAGDLGTSLTSPGNILKVTPGVFVMCGCAAREKCMSIHALGHSIFTYFFLRYLERQNCKGQFPITKAMEEIAELCMSFSSLLVKYNHETGDLLSGTMTPTLDRLDFKVVNLNNDGTDFSRLGLLISLYDKSPKSSPHLKVDEWLNSQKVRNSLQLLKVKASFNKQLQNGILCAMLYSVASIQVANDKTHVNERNLFVTLAISVVGAIGFAYPEVNISILQLIDGLQHYRDPVFKAGLNIQFLNNLLSDMCEIAKEPNLAIRKSNPYVTLDDVRNWDGVDGLVQNGATNKKSFQLCKAPIWEPLQ from the exons atgATGGAGTTGTCGTCGTGGAATCATATTTGGACTAACCCCTTCGCGAAGATCCCAAGCCTTCTATCACAGATCACGTCAAGTTCATCACGGCCACTTTCTGTTATTGACGAACAATACGCACTGATCACTTCGCCACACGATGTACTGGATTTCGATCACAATAAGGGCGTTGCTCTCTGCATTGGAATAGACAAGCAGTATCATAAGGAATACCAGAGCAAGTCGCTTGGTGTGACTGTCGCAAACGATGCTAAAGACATGGGAGAAGCGTTTATCAACAAGTTTGGGATTCATCGAGAACGCATCAAAGTGTACGCATCCTTAGCCCAACCCGACCAATGCAGCAAAGCCGGTATCCGTTCCTCATTCATGCAAACCGCAGGAGAAGCTGAGGAAGACAGCATTTTTATATTCTACTTTGCTGGCCATGGATATTTAGTTAGAAAACAATGTGTTTTAGCTCCTGCAGATTTTGCTGGAGTGGAGGATCTCAATACAGGAGTATCTGGGGATGATCTTGTGGAGTGGCTGCATGCAGCTGGCTGCAAAGCTAAGCACGTGCTCATCATCTTGGATTGTTGTTTTGCTGGAGATCTCGGCACTAGTTTAACGTCCCCTGGTAACATTTTGAAGGTGACGCCAGGTGTGTTTGTGATGTGTGGGTGTGCGGCTAGAGAAAAGTGTATGTCAATTCATGCCTTGGGTCATTCAATCTTTACTTATTTCTTTCTGAGGTATCTAGAACGGCAAAACTGCAAGGGACAGTTTCCCATTACAAAAGCAATGGAGGAAATTGCAGAGTTGTGTATGAGCTTCTCATCATTGCTAGTGAAATATAATCATGAAACAGGTGATCTGCTTTCTGGTACAATGACCCCAACACTGGATAGACTAGATTTTAAGGTGGTTAACCTAAACAATGATGGAACAGATTTCAGTAGACTCGGATTACTGATCAGTCTCTACGATAAGTCACCTAAATCTTCACCGCATCTGAAAGTTGATGAATGGCTAAATTCTCAGAAAGTACGAAACTCCCTACAGCTGCTGAAGGTAAAAGCATCATTTAATAAACAATTGCAAAATGGTATTCTTTGTGCCATGCTCTACTCTGTGGCTTCTATTCAAGTGGCAAATGATAAAACACATGTAAATGAGAGGAATCTATTTGTTACATTAGCCATCAGTGTAGTAGGGGCTATCGGGTTTGCTTATCCTGAAGTAAACATATCAATTCTCCAGCTGATTGATGGGTTGCAGCATTACCGCGATCCAGTATTTAAGGCAGGACTAAATATTCAGTTTCTAAATAACTTACTCTCAGATATGTGTGAGATTGCCAAGGAGCCTAATCTAGCCATCAGGAAGTCTAATCCTTATGTTACCCTGGATGATGTGCGTAATTGGGATGGGGTTGATGGACTAGTTCAAAATGGTGCCACAAATAAG AAATCATTTCAACTTTGTAAAGCACCAATCTGGGAACCTTTGCAGTAG
- the LOC136253455 gene encoding uncharacterized protein has product MGKQKLKLSSVKGYRKKRKAKLAASLTSESVASSNSSNPDTDLVVSLPLLSFTHNKVKGLMELHDRLSKNGIPGWNIVESTSERLSLAKMKFSPPRISVSVQISSNFEYCVTLEGYTINLPQLEAPIGSRISCVNDVIVLLNTINTFHLCEGNLCSEFPDLVVHNKGKFYGTDRKTLVANIVTNDSRQTIRHRECQVIVKEGVIRCTKCAAHRKTLQSTATRLHSRARNDASRSPTSHTITSPSSHANLDYLTAPEVSLRVQALQSRLKSSNKLVSQLQERIKKLTETQGLNVEQDLHDDLVTVMDQHEDSVSKQYDEDSFQMIFWRQQRQAIQKGTGVRWHPLFIKWCLYLHHCSSGAYKVLRNSKCLCLPSERTLRDYTHFNSTGAGFSDATDSQLKEYAKLDESPNHKNLVGLLFDEIHIKEGLVFDKNTGNLIGFADLGDINNDFIRYSNSDSDGESKLPLAKSVMFIMVRGLTSRLTFPYAQFPVESIKGSQLFPLFWEAVHRLEFMGFRVLSCTCDGATSNRKLYHLLTQSQTDKYKVLNKYSEDQRYIYLFSDPPHLIKTIRNCFSTRPLWCCGQYISWQHVVDLYKRNMGTGKGPAMVHKLKYEHIRLTSFSKMRVDLAAHVLSSTVSKGIKLTGGPHAQETAKFIEMCDKFFDCLNVDNLDEGSREKKDFKKPYRKKDDFRLTWLRDEFMGYMNNWKESVNNREGYTPQQKQQNLLSDLTQEGISITVSSFVELVPVILSQPGVEYFLSEKICQNPLENFFGCLRRRGRVNDNPMLNEVFKGAQGLRVIGDVNVKAIAGNCRGKRSADDAVLDKSSKLHLHKRRKSKQHNKENI; this is encoded by the exons ATGGGTAAGCAGAAGTTAAAACTTTCTTCTGTTAAAGGCTACAGAAAGAAAAGAAAAGCTAAGCTAGCAGCCAGTTTAACTAGTGAATCAGTGGCATCCTCCAATAGTAGCAATCCAGACACAGATTTGGTTGTATCATTACCACTACTATCGTTCACTCATAATAAAGTGAAAGGATTGATGGAGTTACATGATCGCTTGAGCAAGAATGGTATCCCAGGCTGGAATATTGTTGAGAGTACTTCTGAGCGGCTTAGTTTAGCCAAGATGAAATTTTCTCCTCCCCGTATCAGTGTATCAGTTCAAATATCTTCcaactttgaatattgtgtcaCTCTGGAGGGCTACACCATCAACCTACCACAATTAGAAGCTCCAATTGGATCTCGTATTTCTTGTGTCAATGATGTAATTGTATTGTTGAATACAATAAACACTTTTCATTTATGTGAAGGCAACCTGTGCTCTGAATTTCCTGATTTGGTAGTTCACAATAAAGGAAAATTCTATGGAACAGATC GTAAAACACTGGTTGCCAACATTGTTACCAATGACAGTAGACAGACTATTAGACACCGGGAGTGTCAGGTCATTGTGAAGGAAGGAGTGATCAGGTGTACAAAGTGTGCTGCACATCGTAAAACCTTACAATCTACAGCTACACGATTACACAGCAGAGCAAGGAATGATGCATCTAGATCTCCTACTTCACATACAATTACTTCTCCTAGTAGCCATGCCAACCTTGATTACTTGACAGCTCCAGAAGTTTCGCTCAGAGTACAAGCATTACAAAGTCGTTTAAAGAGTAGCAACAAGTTGGTGAGCCAATTACAAGAACGAATTAAGAAATTAACAGAAACGCAAGGGCTCAATGTTGAACAAGATCTACATGACGACCTAGTAACTGTTATGGATCAGCATGAGGACAGTGTAAGCAAGCAGTATGATGAAGATTCTTTTCAGATGATATTTTGGAGGCAACAGCGTCAGGCTATACAGAAAGGAACAGGAGTTCGTTGGCATCCTCTGTTCATAAAATGGTGCTTATACCTGCACCATTGCAGTAGTGGTGCTTATAAGGTATTAAGAAATTCAAAGTGTCTGTGTTTACCTTCTGAACGTACTTTGCGTGATTATACCCACTTTAATTCAACTGGTGCTGGGTTTTCTGATGCTACTGACAGCCAGCTAAAGGAGTATGCAAAGTTAGATGAATCCCCAAATCACAAAAATTTGGTAGGCTTGTTGTTCGATGAAATACACATCAAAGAAGGACTGGTGTTTGATAAAAATACTGGCAATTTGATTGGATTTGCGGATTTAGGAGACATTAACAATGACTTTATAAGGTATTCTAATTCTGATTCGGATGGTGAAAGCAAGTTACCTTTGGCAAAGTCAGTCATGTTTATTATGGTCAGAGGATTAACATCTCGTTTAACCTTCCCTTATGCTCAGTTCCCAGTAGAGTCCATTAAAGGCTCACAACTTTTCCCTCTTTTTTGGGAAGCAGTTCACAGGCTAGAATTTATGGGGTTCCGTGTACTTTCATGTACATGTGATGGAGCTACGTCGAACCGAAAGTTGTACCACTTGCTCACACAATCTCAAACTGATAAGTACAAAGTACTAAACAAGTACAGTGAAGACCAGcgatacatatatttatttagCGATCCACCTCACTTGATAAAAACAATTAGAAATTGTTTTTCAACAAGACCTCTGTGG TGTTGTGGACAATACATTAGTTGGCAACATGTCGTTGATCTATACAAGCGCAATATGGGAACTGGCAAAGGACCTGCAATGGTTCACAAGTTGAAGTACGAGCATATACGCCTGACTTCTTTCTCAAAGATGCGGGTTGACCTTGCAGCTCAT GTACTTAGTTCTACTGTGTCAAAAGGTATCAAGTTAACTGGTGGACCACATGCACAAGAAACAGCAAAGTTTATTGAAATGTGTGACAAGTTCTTTGATTGCCTTAACGTTGATAACTTGGACGAGGGTAGCCGGGAGAAGAAGGATTTTAAAAAACCATATCGAAAGAAAGATGATTTCAGATTAACG TGGCTACGTGATGAGTTTATGGGTTATATGAACAACTGGAAAGAATCTGTGAACAACAGAGAGGGCTATACTCCACAACAAAAGCAGCAAAACCTGTTAAGTGATCTTACACAAGAAGGGATTTCAATTACAG TTTCATCATTTGTGGAGTTAGTTCCTGTAATATTGAGTCAGCCTGGGGTTGAGTATTTTCTAAGTGAAAAAATCTGCCAGAACCCCCTGGAAAATTTTTTTGGCTGTTTACGCCGGCGGGGGAGAGTAAACGACAACCCAATGCTGAATGAAGTTTTCAAGGGGGCTCAAGGATTACGTGTTATTGGCGATGTCAATGTAAAGGCCATTGCTGGCAATTGTAGAGGAAAGAGAAGTGCCGATGATGCTGTACTAGATAAATCTTCTAAGTTACATTTACATAAGAGAAGAAAAAGTAAACAACATaacaaagaaaacatttaa